gctcttggtttcgacccaggtcatgatctcatggttcgtgagttcaaaccccgcattgggctctgcactgacagtgcagagtctgcttgggattctatctctgtccctccctctctgcccctcccctgctccccctctctgtttctctctcaaaaataaataaataaaaacttttttaaaaattaaaaaaaaaaaagaaaaggggtagTGTTGAATGTTGGAAACTGTATAGAAACAGTACTCTTGTATACAGCTGGTGGGGTATAATTTGTGTAACATTTTGTAGATGAACTTGCTAGTATCTCTCAGGATGATATATTTTAAACGTGCATGTCTTTTCTCCagcaatttcattttaatgaatataacaaaatctgaaacaggcaaaGTCACCATGAAAAAGAGAACCTTTAAAGGTAAGATCTGGGGGgaaatgggggaggagggcatGTTAGGTAATGCTACTGTTTTTGGTATAGCATGTATCACGCTCAAGTAGATTTCAACTTCCAACCTCAAAGCTGTTCTTTAACAATGAACTCTGCCAGGCATGATTTGTGGTCCATGTGGGAACAGAAGGACAGttactttattttcctctgaCTCTTTCCACTCCTGTAACCTGCTGAGCAACATCTGGCTAaggctgaaatttgaatttcagaaaaacaatgaTCCTGTTTTCAGTGTAaatatgtcccatgcaatatttgagaCATACTTATACCAAACAAGTTATTTATTGCTTATCTTAGACTCAAAATTCACTGGACACCTATATTTCGTCTGGCAACCTGATACTTGGCTCCATATTGCATGAAGCAGGTGGGCACGGCCCTTGGGAGCTAGGATGCTGTGATGTGATTCCACTATATATCCCTTATTTGGGCAAGGTCGCAGTTCTGCTTTTGCAGgaactttataaaaaaacaaagaatgaaacatgTGACAGTTGCAGCAAAAGATGTACCAGGAGCTGGCCTCATGTAAATATTATGTTAATTAAAACAGATGGGCCCACTGCATAAACAAAACAACTGCAGGGGGCTGGTTTTCGTTCTGTCTGGGTTTCTTAATATAGTAACTCAGTTCCCCTCTTGTTCGCACTCTTTCCTTATCAAGCATTGAACTGGGGTATAAGGAAGTTTAAATTACCAGGGATTGGAGATCTGTTTTCTAAACAGTTGAAACAGATGGTTGATTGCCTGAAAAGCATTCTTTTCGGGGAATGGAGGGTTGAGCTTGGTTCTTTCAGGAAAATGTTTTGTTGCAGTTCATGTACTGACGTCAGGTTTGCCACGCTGAttaagtgccccccccccccgaccccggcTCTGTTCCTCCCATTGAGTTCGCCTACTGGgcaaaggtttcattttttagTGCAGCCTGCTTGCTTCTTCAACATCAAATTGGTCAAAAGCCTGCTTACTCCTCCCACACAAACCTCTTACAGTTTCCAAAAAAGAGCAATAACCATGCAGGAGATTTTTGCAGGTGAATGTCACTCGAGAGTCTACAGATGATAAAGCTGGACACTCTCCCAACTGAGCTGCAGTGAGcttaacaaagagataatttcctttttgcctattttttagcGATCTGGGATCAAATCCAGGATCACACGTTCCAGTTAGTTGTCAcatctttttcatctcttttagTCTATAACAGTTTCTCAATCTGTCTTTGCCTTTCATGGATGTTTTTTGAAGACTACAGTAGAATGTTCTTCAAATGGGCTCATGTGATGTTTCTGCATTCTTGATAAGGTTAGGTGAAGCATTTTAGGCAGAAATACTCATAAGGTGTTAGAACCGGATTTTCTAACACTATTCCCATGCTGCACCAGAAATTTGGCCCTGTGTCCTGTGAGTGAAAATTTTCTGCCAAATCCTGATTTGACCGTGGTGCTTCGTGCTTCCCACCAAAAATCTCAACTTGAACTGAAGAGCCTAAATCTTGTGTAAGATTTTCAGAATCACATTTAAGAGTGAAAAATGGATTGAGATGTCCATGTGTTTTGGGGCTTCCTTCTTGGAAAGATGAGAATTTTGGATCTGTGCTAACGGTATGAGGAAGGTTAAGAGagggcaggaactggttcttgtAAACTGACAGTTCGGGAGAGTGAGTTGGAGATAATCGCATAATCCATTTATAACCACCCAAGTTAACAAGCTCTCACCTTCTCCAAATAGGCCCCTTATTTACAAATAGTCACTTCTGCGCAAAAGTGGGCTCTCATCCGTGTGACTGGAGTCACATGCAGCCCGTCTCATGGCATTATTTTTCCCCAACACCACGAAGTTAGACACTAATAATCTGagctttgaaaacaattttttctcttactttgtaAACacaccaccccccaaaataacttGCAGCCGTGTCTTCCCAAATCGGTCCCATGCTCTCTCTGTAGATAAGAAACTCCTAGAGCAATGGTGGCTGGTCTTATGCTGCCATGGTCAGGTCGACCACATATGGAGAATGGGTCCAGGCACCATGCTGTGAGAGACcactgtaaatggaattatttacaGAACAGAATGAACAGGTTGCTACAGAATTCAAAATCAAGTAATAATGATGGGTTTCCAGGCCTTTTTAGTCAAGGCTGGCCCATGACTCATCTTTGGTTCTTAGCTCCCTTTCCTCCATGACTAGAACTCTTATCATTTCCTCTGATACTGAGGGACAAGAGCTGCGTGCTCTCTGTTGAGGCACTTGCCAGATAAACCCTGCCAGTGGGAATATAGAGGATTCACCCCAAAAGCGGTACAGGATGATGGTCCGATGGAAGGAATTTTAGCTCACGTGGCTCTGTCCCATGCCCTTCAAATCCCACATTTTGCCACAGAAATGAACTTCCTTCCAGAGCAGGCAGCGGGATCTTCCTGGTCACCAGGCCTGCTACCCACTCAGGGGGCAGGTCTAGTCCAGGTACAGACATTCCATCTATTTCCATCTGGCTGAGGGAGCTCACTACGTGTGACTGTGTGTTCAGACGCACACCGTTGCAGGAAATGGGGAACAGGGGATCCAGAAGAACAGGAGAACTATTTGCACGCCAAGGGCTGTCATAAAGATGGTTTGGATGCATACGTGCCGCCCCAAGAGTTGTGAACTGGGAAGTTATGAGGGACGACAGGAGACACATCAATTTCATATGAAAAAGAGCTCCCAACTTTCTGcttatctttgtttctccttcagtGACCTGTGTGCATACTGACCTACACCATTGGTTAAATACAGTACAATTGAGGCGGTGCCTCTAAAAATGTAACAGGTGCCTTTAAGGAGGTAGGGCACTCTCTTCTCTTTACTGATATTTGCAGTAAAGATTAAAAGTGCTTTGGTCGGCTGCTGGGGGCAGTGGAGCACACTAAATAATGTTTACAAGTCCCTTGTAGCCTGAGATTCAATGAAGTTCAATAATCATATTTCAGTGAAACTTAGCCTGAATGTTCTTCCCAAAGTAATCGCTCTTTAATCTGTGTCATTCTAAATTCgaagaagaaatatttcccaGTTATTGACAAAGAGGagctcatttcattttctagGTACGTCTCTGGCATTCATGGGGTTTACAGAAAGTTGTGTGAAATGGGATAATCACATAACACTCACTCTCTGGTGAAACCACTTAGAATCTAGAGCCAACACATTGTTTTCTCAGGCCATGTTCTACTAATATAGCATGAAGTTTTAGCCCACCTGGATTTACTgtgaaagagaaatgtaaaaaaataaaggccaagggtggtgggtgggggagcgCAAAAGACATttcatctgaaagaaaaataagttgcaaATAATAATCGCCAAAATAATGgttccattttatttaacaagATGACTCTGAATGTACACTTTTGGCTTATGAACACAGTGTAAAGTATCTCCATCTTCCTTTCAGTCTAGTAATTACTACatacatttggaaataaatgaacacattttacacaagaaaagaaatgcgTGTGCTTCAGCTGGTTCCGTGTGACTGTGGCGTTAGCTGGTTTCCCGTATCTGTGGAAGTTCGTCGGGTGGGCACCATCACCCCCACTTCCCAAGTGCAATCAagccagacacacacaaaacaagcGTTCATGTGCTAGAGAAGCGTGTTGATCACAGCAAACGGTCATTCCTAGATGAGGTTATTAACTTACGGGTACATTTCCACACCCAGAAACACTTTTTTCTGCTGCTGGTGTACAGTGTTATATACTTCCCTTCCACTTAATGTGTGAAGTCAAATGCGTTTGTTGGGAAtgagaaaatgcagagaaaatgcACAACAGCGTTCCTTTTTCACCGGAACTGCAAAGGGCCAAGTATGACCCATGGTGACTCTATGAAAAGATCTACAGTCCTTAGGAAAGGCAATATCCACTATGCATTACAAACTGTAAATGGTTTTGCCACAACACTTCTGGGCTTTATAGGCTGTTGATGGGTCCAGTAAGAAGTAATATGTAAAATTCCATTCTGTGAAAATCTTTTTAACTTGAAGAATATAGATTCCAAAGAATAGCAAAACATTTACTCACAGTGCTGGGAAAAGTATTTACCATGAATTCCTTGGGTCAAAAATTACACACAGGGAAAGAATGAAGCATTTCGAGGCTGATTCTTGGGGGAATCACTAACTTAACATTGTTTCTGCTTATAGAGTAATTGGACTAATTACAAATGGATTTGTCCAACTGGGTCTCTACATTTGTGGTCAGTGAAAGCAATGGATACGGTCAGGAGGAAGCACCTAGTTTGGGGAATGAAAAACCCCCATTAAACACTGCCTCCGCTCACTGGCAGGCAGTCACAGTCCCTCACAGCCTGACAATATTTGCCTGTTGTGGAAAAATGACAATGTCAGCTCAGGAGATGACATGACAATGCATTGGTTAAATGTTTTCTGGAACACCTACACTATTCAGTTAGAACTGTACTATTTGCAAATGAGTAAATATGCCAAGGGGCTCACAGCATGCCTACCAGACGCAAATATACACAGTTATGGCAAGCTTATTGCAAGTCCTCTTAAAGTAACAGGAAATTTTGATGcaaaaaagacagatgaaaatACAGGCCATAAATTGTAAAGGAGCCATACTCCGAGGAAGGTATTATTTGAAAAGCACAGAAGACTACTTTATCCGAGAGGGaatcacaaacattaaaaataaaatatttggtattCTACactatattacaaaaataaatatatccatcaATAAATAGTAAGAAGCCTAGAAACTTTTACAGGAATATTTTGGTTGTGGACTGTCAAAATCCCTCTGCTACAATCCTCCTCAAGAATCATTTAGGTGTCAACTTCAGTGATGATAATTCTTCCATAATAGAGTAAAAAAGACTGGCGCAGGATGCAGCCAAGCTCTGTGACCAGCAAGGACGTTAGTGACCTCTACCTCCTGAGGATCTGACAATTTCACGGCTTCGTATTAGCGTAGGGATATAGGAGAGGTGAGACACATTGCAAGAGGCCTGATGGGGTCCCTATTTAAGGTTTGTGCCTTTGCATTtcttgatgagaaaaaaaaatgcaactagCAACGTTTGAATAACCAACATATGACTTGCTCTACTCTTTTTCCATAGTGAAGAAGCAACATAGAAATGCATGATTATGTCTGGCCTGTAGTAAAAGGACAAACATCTGGGATACACAGCCTAATCACTGACAACCTAGACTTTCACATCTCTTTAACAGAAGAGTGTGCTTGCCACAAGATTTCCCCCCAAACCTGGCTGAGTCAGCAGAGGGCGTGAAGGAAACAGGCCCTGGCACATCTTAGTGTTCTACATCAGCACTCTAATAGCAGCGGGGTGTAGGGCCTGTGCACGTGGCTCCTGAGAGCAGCCTGCTGagttttcaggaattttgcaagccGTTTGACATCACACTGGTAGCTTGAAATAGGCTACAGTGATTCTGGTTCAGCTGAGATTTTGCTCTATGTCTATCATAGACAGTGTCCTTTAGAAAAGAGAAGCAGTACCGTAGAGTAAGTGAGGATACAGTGTGTACCGTGGATATAAAGGATGCACTATGTCCCTCTGAGGGCTCTAAGTGTCACTATCCAAAGCCAGTTACccatgtgcgcgcgcgcacacacacgcacgcacacacgcagaCATGCACACCACTTTATATGGAAGCTCTTTCATAAACGAATGATCTGAGTTGCGTGGCCAACTCAAATTGTCAATCACTGTATACTCACTGAAGGTCAAAATTCCACTTTTCTGGGGCAGTGATTTCCCAGAATCTGCCCTCTGGACATCAGTGGACAATGGATATACAGAGCAGAGGTCCAAATCGGACAAAATGTCCTTCTAGCTTCCCGTACCTCTATTTTCTAGTGCAATTTGAGTTTATCACCCCAAGAGGTTTGTGAAAGGGAGGCTGCTGGTTTcccatggtaaaaaaaaaaaatgcaagacttCTTAAGGAAGCATTCAATGGGGTGAGTGGGGGACAATGTACTGGAAACCACATTCCTAGAAGTGTGAACCTTCAGTGTCGGCTTCCTGGAGGAGTCAAAAACAATTTGAGACCTATACTGCTCTCGTTCTTCCTGCACAAAGCCCATGATATCACATGGATGTTGGTGCTGGGGGGAGCTAAGATCAGAGCCTCAGTGTCCCTCCATGTAGCCAACTGCTGGCAAGCCCATTGGACCATCTGTATCAGGAACACTTCCCCATTACCTTAGTCCTGGCCAGTTCCAAACTGGGAGACTGCAGCATGGGAGAGTTGGGAAGCCTACCAGGGGGCAAACCTGATTTCAGAATTGAGGCTTAGCTCTTGAGTCATTAGCTTGTGTGTCTCTTTATGGATCCATTTATTTAGATGTATCTGTTTGgaccctggttttctttttcttatacttAAGTATTCTTCATGAACAAAACCTTTCATAAAGAATACTTATTAGAATAAAGTCAAATTAAATCTTGGGAGGAAATCTAGAAATTAGAGCACGAACCCCACTCACCCTGACAGCAAATGCTTTCAGGTGTTCCCTCCCAACCCCACAGCAAGGGCAATAAAGGCCAATGAAGACAGGAGAAACAAGAATGACAGAAGGATATGAGACGCTggggcaagaaaagaaagaaggaaggagaggggtggAAAGAAGCAAAAGCAGGGGTGGAGAGGCAAGGGAGAAATagtaagaattaaagaaaaatattaagaagagTCCAACAAACAGATCCCTTCTGATTTTCCTCCTCTTGGTCttgggtaattttattttgtccAAAAGATTTAAATCTCCAGTTAAAACTGCTTATAATTTTACAAACACATCCTAGGTTAGCATCTatatccttttctctcttctcctgcgAGCACCGTCCCACCTCCTCTACCCTCTGCAGCAGTAAAGGCCAACACACATGGCCTTGCTGTCCTGTTATCTCAGGAACATCCTGAAgttccttctgtttgttttttcttttttttttttttcttgaccagGCGCTGCCCTCTAGAGCGCAGTGGTGTTCCAGGGACTCATTCTTTGGTAATGTAGCTTAAGGCCACTGCCTCTTGAAGCCCTTTGATTTCTGTATCAGATAACCCCTCTCCTTAAACAGGCAGCACCCTTTACCTGGTCCTGTTGCCCTGAGCAATGGCACAAACTCAACTGATAAAAGCTAATCTACatttccgggcgcctgggtggttcagtcagttaagcctccgactcttggtttcagcttaggtcataatctcgcagttttgtgagttcgagtcccacatcgggctgtgtgctgatcatgcagagcctacttgggattctctctctctctctctctctctctctccctctatctctctctgcccctcccttactcacactgtctctatctctctcaaaataaataaataaactttaaaaaagttaaaaaaaaagctacaccTACATTTCCAATACTATTTAGGAAATGTCATACTTCATAGGATGGTCAAATTCCTGGTGCAAATTATCTTGACATAAATCCTACTCAGAGAAGAGTTGACTGAGAATATACCAtcagtttttaatatatacacatttgaTTGAGTCATGCATATGAGGGAGTATAATCTACCTCTATAGAACCAGGAGAATTTTGTAAGTTTATCtctgtacacatatacatacacaagtaTCTATCACTGACACTCTATTTCTGCTTAGGGCCTGTTGTTTTCAAATTGACATAGAGGACAATTAGTGTGGCTTGCCACTTGCTATTGGAAATGGCATTGACAAGAAATGGCAAGTCCAAAGAAAAACATATTGGAGGGATGATATTGTATTAGCAAAACATGCATTTCCTACAACAAACTGACCTGCCCATTTCCCTAAGGCAGCAAGCCTCTATCATCTGTACACTCTTATTAAATAATCTCATTAAATAGGAAcacaaaatatacacatttacagTTATTAAATTAGCACAGGACTCCTCTCCTATCTACAGCCACATTCAGAGACTGCCATGCCTTCATATTTGAACTTGTAGGTGACCACGCCTTTGTCTAAGTAGAGGATGGAGATGGGCTCTAGCTTGGTGGGCACACAGCAGGCTTTGGAAGCCTTTTGGGAATTCTTGAGGTGGACCAGGGCCTGGATAATCGCATGCTTTGTGGGTGTGAGATGCTCTGCAAGGGGGTAGTTGCAAACCCCACGGCATTCGTAGGCTTCATATCCAGGTGGGGCGATGATCCAAGAGTCCCAGCCAATCTCCTTGAAATCGATGTAGAGCGGGGTCCTCTTGCAGTAGTTTCCTTTAGCATTCCTTCTGATGCGGGCAGTGGAGTCATAGATGATGTTTGACCTCATTTGCAGCAAAGCTTCTTCTCCGGGTCCACTGGAATAACTGTCCATGCCCAAGTTGTCAAACTCCAGAAGTTGCTCATGGGCGATCATTTCATTCAGTTCTTCTGTCCGCTCCTTCTCGCTGCTTTGGTCATCAGAAAACACGACAAGCAAAGGGACATGCTTATTCCTGGCACTGGTGTCTATTTCCAGTTGTCCCCTGCCAGCATCCTCAACTCCGTCGTGTCTACTCTCAATGTGGACCTCCAGCTGGTGGGTGGATGAACCTGACTTTTGCCAACGTCTAATGGCCTCAGTGACATCAAAAGTCTCCCACTCACTATTGGTTCCATAGATCTCCCCTGACACCAAGACCAGCATGCTTCTTTCACCCTCACTGTCCCCTCTGCTCTCTAGTACCtcaaaaatggtaatttttcGGTCTACTCCATCATAGATCATGCGATCTCTTTGCACCAGCGTGTACAACCTCAGTTCAGCCATGATAACCTCTTCATGGTGAGGAATGGACACATTAAAGAGGAGAGGGTATTTTCGGAGCCCATTAAAACTGGCTGGCTGGGAAAacagatctgaaaaaaaaagacaaaaatcagaattGCTGTATGTCACTGAGAAAAACAGATGCTTATTTATGTGATAAAAGGGCCTGTCTGCACGAGAAGCTTGACACTGAGAAATCAATGAGAACAAACACAATGTTAACATTCTCTGACAGAAAACACTGAAAGGTCAGTGGTAGAATACTAAGCTGACTTTCGCGGCCAAGGCTAAGATGGAAAATGGCTGCCTGATGAATGGGACACCGCTCTCCCGGCCTTGCTTGCGTAGCTTATCAGCCACAGAATGACAGAGCTGGGAGGAAGCCTGGAGACTGTGCAGGCAAGCCCCCAGTTATTCCAACTAGTGAGGAGCCGTCAAATTGGACATGGGGTGGTTGTTCTTTCTTGGAAGTTTTTCAGAGATGAGGACTTCATGGCTTTTCACATGTGCATTTGTAATGGGTGGAGATTGCCCACATGGTTGGCTGAGCATTAAAAGACCTTCAGCTATATtgggggttggcaaactatagccCATGGGCCATATTGGGCTCTACCTCTGGAAATAAAGCATCATGGGAACATAGCCTGACCCATTTATTTCTGTGTGGTCAGTGGCTACTATTGTACTACAATGGTAGAATTGTGACAACAACATGGCCcccaaaacctaaaatatttactatctgtctggccctttacagaaatattttgttgACTTCTGCTCTAGACGCCAAAATCTGACAAGGTAACCAGATAGCCAAATACCAAGGGGGTCACAGTGGATGAATTTTGGGCATGTGGTTGTCAACAAGGAGGAATGGGACGAAAGGAAACTTGGTATAGAAGTCTTCTATCCCAAGGGTAGTCTTCTACCCTTAGCAACCATCACGGAGTTTGGTACATAAGAATCACTCGGAATGTTtatgaaacagatttttaaaagtcctttagTCTCAGAAGCATGCCTCCAAATGTTAGCATGTTGACTTCCTATCTGAGAATTTTACGGGAGCCCAAAGCCTCTATACACTTGCCCCCAGGAAATACATGATTACAAAATGTCCCTGAAGGCATTTGTCAACCAGCAAAGGGGTCCATGAAACCAGGGTACTAAGGACCCACCAATGGAGGGGTTCTTTATCACCTCTAGCAGTTTTCCCAACTCTGTAACCAATTCCTGATTTTAGTGTGGTCCTTGTTCCAGACTGTAccctttaatattcttatt
This sequence is a window from Lynx canadensis isolate LIC74 chromosome A3, mLynCan4.pri.v2, whole genome shotgun sequence. Protein-coding genes within it:
- the BMP10 gene encoding bone morphogenetic protein 10 translates to MGSLALQLCALVCLVVHSVSGSPIMSLEQSPLEEDMPLFDDVFSEQDGVDFNTLLQSMKNEFLKTLNLSDIPSQDSAKVDPPEYMLELYNKFATDRTSMPSANIIRSFKNEDLFSQPASFNGLRKYPLLFNVSIPHHEEVIMAELRLYTLVQRDRMIYDGVDRKITIFEVLESRGDSEGERSMLVLVSGEIYGTNSEWETFDVTEAIRRWQKSGSSTHQLEVHIESRHDGVEDAGRGQLEIDTSARNKHVPLLVVFSDDQSSEKERTEELNEMIAHEQLLEFDNLGMDSYSSGPGEEALLQMRSNIIYDSTARIRRNAKGNYCKRTPLYIDFKEIGWDSWIIAPPGYEAYECRGVCNYPLAEHLTPTKHAIIQALVHLKNSQKASKACCVPTKLEPISILYLDKGVVTYKFKYEGMAVSECGCR